A window from bacterium encodes these proteins:
- a CDS encoding peptide MFS transporter has protein sequence MRSKFPATFWTANTIELFERAAYYSVASFVVIYLNETLGMAPTKSTFLNGTLLWGLIYFLPILSGTLADKFGFKKALTLAFFLLSLGYLIMGNLTRFWPGLSGRTGTAIDYTLPVVIGIVLIGVGGSFVKPVISGTVQKTSGHLATLGFGIFYMVINIGSMTGRTASYFVRTSFGIPAIFAYVATTAALIGLAVTLLIYQEPQYQTVTEAGAKPKTVRQALIGMITVLKNIRFVFFLVVIGFFWFIYVQIYNLIPLYLRFVDPDAPVELYTLMNPVMIVCFQLVITRLSKSWTSVKSIMAGVIVTVIGMVLNIVPTLLHQDARTPIDLGAFVLPAAGLFILISLASMAIGEMLASPRIYQYIGSIAPKGQEGLYLGYSNLPLALGTIVGAPLGGILFTNLVKNPAAQGLPPQTTLMWLIVAAMGVVSLVGLYIYDRLLIKTQ, from the coding sequence ATGAGATCAAAATTCCCCGCAACCTTTTGGACCGCCAACACCATTGAACTCTTTGAACGCGCCGCCTATTACAGTGTGGCCTCCTTTGTGGTCATCTACCTGAACGAGACGCTGGGAATGGCGCCGACCAAATCTACCTTTCTCAACGGCACCCTGCTCTGGGGCCTTATCTATTTTCTGCCGATCCTCAGCGGAACGCTGGCCGATAAATTCGGTTTTAAGAAAGCCCTGACATTGGCCTTCTTTCTCCTCTCCCTGGGCTATCTGATCATGGGCAATCTGACCCGATTCTGGCCCGGACTGTCCGGCCGGACAGGGACCGCCATCGACTACACCCTGCCCGTGGTCATCGGCATCGTGCTCATCGGCGTCGGCGGCTCTTTCGTCAAGCCGGTCATCTCAGGCACGGTGCAAAAAACCTCGGGCCACCTGGCCACCCTGGGGTTCGGTATTTTCTACATGGTGATCAACATCGGCTCCATGACCGGACGCACCGCATCCTACTTTGTCCGCACCTCCTTTGGCATCCCTGCCATCTTTGCCTATGTGGCCACTACCGCCGCACTGATCGGTCTGGCCGTCACACTGCTGATCTATCAAGAACCGCAGTACCAAACAGTCACAGAGGCCGGCGCCAAACCCAAAACAGTACGCCAGGCGCTGATCGGCATGATCACGGTGTTGAAAAACATTCGCTTCGTTTTCTTTCTGGTGGTCATCGGCTTTTTCTGGTTTATCTATGTACAGATCTATAATCTGATTCCACTTTACTTGCGTTTTGTGGATCCCGACGCGCCGGTGGAGTTGTATACGCTGATGAATCCAGTCATGATCGTCTGTTTCCAATTGGTGATCACCCGCCTGTCTAAATCCTGGACATCGGTGAAATCCATCATGGCCGGCGTGATTGTCACAGTGATCGGCATGGTGCTCAACATCGTTCCAACCCTGTTGCATCAGGATGCCCGGACGCCCATCGATCTGGGCGCGTTTGTGCTGCCGGCAGCCGGTCTGTTCATCCTGATCTCCCTGGCCTCTATGGCGATCGGCGAGATGCTGGCGTCGCCCCGTATCTACCAATATATCGGTTCCATTGCGCCCAAAGGACAAGAAGGCTTGTATCTGGGCTACTCAAACCTTCCACTGGCCCTGGGCACCATCGTGGGCGCACCCCTTGGCGGCATTCTGTTCACCAATCTGGTCAAAAATCCGGCGGCACAGGGGCTGCCGCCGCAAACCACCCTGATGTGGTTGATCGTCGCCGCCATGGGCGTGGTTTCTTTAGTGGGATTATATATCTATGACCGTTTGCTGATCAAGACACAATAA